In a genomic window of Nodosilinea sp. E11:
- the pstA gene encoding phosphate ABC transporter permease PstA, with amino-acid sequence MASSPSEFITPPPVVVESKGFAGNLPQRHTTDRLFQVAAWVATAIAIAVLGWLLYDVFSQGWGRLDWPFLTSFPSRKPENAGIVGALAGTFWVMIIVALVAFPVGVGAGLYLEEFATDSGLTRLIEINISNLAGVPSIIYGLLGLAAFVRLLEPITGGRSVLAGALTLALLVLPIIIVATREALRAVPEGVRLAGLAMGGSRWQVVWDHVLPAALPGILTGVILALSRAIGETAPLIAIGALTFVPFTPGCTEGFPFVNPLDLVRCPVNVVQSPFTVLPIQIFNWVSRPQKAFHENAAAAIIVLMAVLVLMNSVAIVLRHRFRQKG; translated from the coding sequence ATGGCCTCATCACCGTCTGAGTTTATTACCCCGCCCCCAGTGGTGGTGGAATCGAAAGGGTTTGCGGGCAACTTGCCCCAACGCCACACCACCGATCGCCTATTTCAGGTCGCCGCCTGGGTGGCCACGGCGATCGCGATCGCCGTCCTGGGCTGGCTTTTGTACGATGTTTTCAGCCAGGGCTGGGGTCGGCTCGACTGGCCGTTTCTCACCAGCTTTCCCTCCCGCAAACCCGAGAATGCGGGCATTGTCGGGGCGCTGGCGGGCACCTTTTGGGTAATGATCATCGTGGCTCTGGTAGCTTTCCCCGTGGGGGTGGGGGCAGGGCTGTATCTAGAAGAATTTGCCACCGATAGCGGGTTGACCCGCCTGATCGAGATCAACATCAGCAACCTGGCGGGGGTGCCGTCGATTATCTACGGGCTGCTGGGGCTAGCGGCCTTTGTACGGCTGCTAGAGCCGATTACCGGCGGGCGATCGGTGCTGGCGGGGGCACTGACTCTGGCCCTGCTGGTGCTGCCCATTATTATTGTCGCCACCCGCGAAGCGCTGCGAGCCGTGCCCGAGGGGGTGCGCCTGGCGGGACTGGCCATGGGCGGCAGCCGCTGGCAAGTGGTGTGGGATCACGTGTTGCCAGCCGCCCTGCCAGGCATACTCACCGGGGTGATTTTGGCCCTGTCGCGGGCGATCGGCGAGACCGCACCGCTGATTGCGATCGGGGCGCTTACTTTTGTGCCCTTTACCCCCGGCTGCACCGAGGGGTTCCCCTTCGTTAACCCCCTAGACCTGGTCCGCTGCCCGGTAAATGTGGTGCAGAGCCCGTTTACGGTGCTGCCAATTCAGATTTTCAACTGGGTCAGCCGCCCTCAGAAGGCCTTTCACGAAAACGCCGCCGCTGCCATCATTGTGCTGATGGCGGTGCTGGTGCTGATGAACAGCGTGGCGATTGTTTTACGACACCGTTTCAGGCAGAAAGGTTGA
- a CDS encoding biopolymer transporter ExbD — MRSRRRRHLDSQIPEVNLVPMMDVLMTVLTFFIIISMGLTGQQLLNVRLPQSVPGDGAVEEPQMVQVDALVVGLDRDGNLVLENKPIAFSQLSQQVRTYFAQNPNGKLVLKADRELAYSEVAGLLTELRAIGGNRVSLAVE; from the coding sequence ATGCGCTCTCGCCGCCGCCGCCACCTAGACTCGCAGATTCCTGAAGTTAACCTCGTCCCCATGATGGACGTGCTGATGACGGTATTGACCTTTTTCATCATTATTTCGATGGGGCTGACCGGGCAGCAGTTGCTCAATGTGCGCCTACCCCAGTCGGTACCCGGTGACGGTGCTGTAGAAGAACCGCAAATGGTACAGGTTGACGCCCTGGTGGTCGGCCTCGACCGAGACGGCAATCTGGTGCTAGAAAACAAGCCCATTGCCTTTAGCCAGCTCAGTCAGCAAGTGCGCACCTACTTTGCCCAAAACCCCAACGGCAAGCTGGTGCTCAAGGCCGATCGCGAGCTGGCCTACAGTGAAGTCGCTGGTCTGCTGACCGAGCTGCGGGCGATCGGCGGCAACCGCGTCTCCCTAGCAGTAGAGTAA
- the pstC gene encoding phosphate ABC transporter permease subunit PstC, which translates to MSAESLSPVDGPPSRKNDLWRPNRDRSRRVEAIVRAVCFVFAAISIVTTVGIVLTLIVETFAFFTDPFFRQDLWVEQLPSLLPNASEAELQTLGDQIQATDPRVVFDQAEVLGIAPPSQAAGVFYALGRFFTDNRWTPLFNDGGFGIFVLISATLLTSTIAMAVAVPLGLLIAIFLSEYAAPGVRQVLKPILELLSGVPSVVFGYFALLAVTPFLQGLIPTLQGFNALSAGLVLGVSILPLVASLSEDAISAVPEELRQGAFAMGATKRETIQAVILPAALSGIVASIMLAVSRAVGETMIVSLAAGQSPQFIDGNFNFINPFVPVMTMTAFIVQVSLGDTPHGTLPYKTIFAVGMTLFCMTLALNIVSYWFVRRFREKYD; encoded by the coding sequence ATGTCAGCCGAGTCTTTATCTCCGGTCGATGGGCCTCCATCTCGAAAAAATGACCTGTGGCGCCCCAACCGCGATCGCAGCCGTCGAGTCGAGGCGATCGTTCGTGCCGTTTGTTTTGTCTTTGCCGCCATCTCCATCGTCACCACGGTGGGCATTGTGCTGACGCTGATTGTTGAGACCTTTGCCTTTTTCACTGACCCCTTCTTTCGCCAAGACCTGTGGGTTGAGCAACTGCCCAGCCTGCTGCCCAATGCCTCCGAAGCTGAACTGCAAACCCTGGGCGATCAGATTCAGGCGACAGACCCCAGGGTAGTGTTTGACCAGGCCGAGGTCTTGGGCATTGCGCCCCCCAGTCAGGCGGCGGGGGTGTTCTACGCCTTGGGGCGGTTCTTTACCGACAACCGCTGGACGCCGCTATTTAATGACGGGGGATTCGGCATTTTTGTGTTGATCAGCGCCACCCTGCTGACCAGCACCATCGCCATGGCGGTGGCGGTGCCCCTGGGGCTGCTGATCGCAATTTTTTTGAGTGAATATGCGGCCCCTGGGGTGCGCCAGGTGCTCAAGCCGATTTTAGAACTGCTGTCGGGGGTGCCCTCGGTGGTGTTTGGCTACTTTGCTCTGCTGGCGGTGACGCCCTTTTTGCAGGGGTTGATTCCAACCTTGCAGGGGTTCAATGCCCTCAGTGCGGGCCTGGTGCTGGGGGTGAGCATTTTGCCCCTGGTGGCGTCGCTGAGCGAAGACGCCATCAGCGCCGTGCCTGAAGAACTGCGCCAGGGTGCCTTTGCCATGGGGGCGACCAAGCGCGAGACCATTCAGGCGGTGATCCTACCGGCGGCGTTGTCGGGCATTGTGGCGTCGATTATGTTGGCGGTGTCGCGGGCGGTGGGCGAAACCATGATCGTCAGTCTGGCGGCGGGGCAGAGTCCGCAGTTTATCGACGGCAATTTCAACTTCATCAACCCCTTTGTGCCGGTGATGACCATGACCGCCTTCATTGTGCAGGTCAGCCTGGGCGACACGCCCCACGGCACCCTGCCCTACAAGACCATTTTTGCCGTGGGCATGACGCTGTTTTGCATGACCCTGGCCCTAAATATTGTCAGCTACTGGTTTGTGCGCCGCTTTCGGGAGAAGTACGACTAA
- a CDS encoding tetratricopeptide repeat protein produces the protein MPPIDDSPLGANSPSAADLTAQGCDLCQQAQFQPALAAFDQAIALDDTYCTAWNNRANALCGLNRQAEALAAYDKAVALNPQYHQAWFNRGKLLAEIGAYGNAVESYNRAIALQADPVYLHSRADIWIKKQLIATA, from the coding sequence ATGCCTCCAATTGATGACTCGCCCCTTGGCGCTAACTCCCCGAGCGCCGCCGACCTCACGGCCCAGGGCTGTGACCTCTGCCAGCAGGCTCAGTTTCAGCCTGCCCTGGCCGCTTTTGACCAGGCGATCGCCCTAGACGACACCTACTGTACTGCCTGGAACAACCGCGCCAATGCCCTCTGTGGCCTCAACCGCCAGGCCGAAGCCCTAGCCGCCTACGACAAAGCCGTGGCCCTCAACCCCCAGTACCACCAGGCCTGGTTTAACCGAGGCAAGCTGCTGGCCGAAATCGGTGCCTACGGTAACGCGGTAGAGTCCTATAATCGGGCGATCGCTCTCCAAGCCGATCCGGTCTATCTCCACTCGCGCGCCGATATTTGGATCAAAAAGCAGCTAATTGCCACCGCATAG
- a CDS encoding sensor histidine kinase — protein sequence MNYPQGKDFTDLATLQLAYDRLLHQAQHQAAFLGTASHELRSPINQIISLHQLILEDLCENPAEEREFVAQANQTIQTVLKYLDLLITLSKFDIGTAQPQLQPTLLGPLLTRVQRQVEMQCVNRQCRFSLGPVDADLTVSTDAAWLEQSLVMLIEAALVEGSPHISLTVADDSTPESIALHLDTNPAANPPSVVAALSPEFRYQLSARLIPHLGATLDTLEATSDRGQYLCLQLPQSIK from the coding sequence ATGAACTACCCCCAGGGCAAAGACTTCACCGACCTCGCCACGTTGCAACTGGCCTACGATCGCCTATTGCATCAAGCCCAGCACCAGGCCGCCTTTCTCGGCACCGCCTCCCACGAGCTCAGATCGCCCATCAACCAAATCATTAGCCTGCACCAGCTGATTCTGGAAGACCTGTGCGAAAACCCTGCCGAAGAACGGGAGTTTGTTGCCCAGGCTAACCAGACCATTCAAACCGTCCTCAAATACCTCGATCTGCTGATCACTCTCTCCAAATTTGACATTGGTACCGCTCAGCCCCAGCTTCAGCCCACGTTGCTAGGCCCGCTGCTCACCCGCGTACAGCGCCAGGTCGAAATGCAGTGTGTTAACCGTCAGTGCCGCTTTAGCCTAGGCCCAGTCGATGCCGACCTGACCGTGTCTACCGATGCCGCCTGGCTCGAACAAAGTCTGGTCATGCTCATTGAAGCCGCTCTGGTTGAGGGCAGTCCTCACATTAGCCTGACCGTGGCCGACGATTCTACTCCAGAGTCGATTGCCCTGCACCTAGACACCAACCCCGCCGCCAACCCGCCCTCAGTGGTTGCCGCCCTCTCCCCAGAGTTTCGCTACCAGCTATCCGCCCGCCTGATTCCCCATTTAGGGGCTACCCTAGACACCCTAGAGGCCACCAGCGATCGCGGCCAATATCTATGCCTACAGCTACCACAATCAATAAAATAG
- a CDS encoding L-threonylcarbamoyladenylate synthase, with the protein MPQVAWAEWVAAVQRGELVSFPTDTVPALAAQPEAGDRIYAAKERSSDKPLILMAASLASLRPYIQGSEAEWAEWSAIATQYWPGALTLVLPARDDLPPAINPQHTGTVGVRVPNHPLALHLLRHTGPLATTSANRSGTPPLETMAAIATHFPQVFTLSPAAEADFYRSRDLEPPAADQPQGSGQPSTVAQWQNPGWTLLRSGPISLPSP; encoded by the coding sequence ATGCCTCAGGTAGCTTGGGCAGAATGGGTGGCAGCGGTACAGAGAGGAGAACTGGTCAGCTTTCCGACCGATACGGTACCGGCCTTGGCGGCCCAGCCAGAGGCGGGCGATCGCATCTATGCCGCCAAAGAGCGCAGCTCCGACAAACCGCTCATTCTGATGGCTGCCAGCTTAGCCAGTCTGCGCCCTTACATCCAGGGTAGCGAGGCCGAGTGGGCCGAGTGGAGCGCGATCGCCACTCAGTACTGGCCCGGTGCCCTCACCCTGGTGCTGCCGGCCCGCGACGACTTGCCCCCGGCGATCAATCCGCAACATACAGGTACCGTAGGGGTGCGGGTCCCCAACCATCCCCTCGCCCTGCACCTGCTGCGCCACACTGGCCCCCTAGCCACCACCAGCGCCAACCGTTCTGGCACCCCCCCTTTAGAAACCATGGCCGCCATTGCCACCCACTTTCCCCAGGTGTTTACCCTCTCACCCGCTGCTGAGGCAGACTTCTATCGCTCGCGTGACCTTGAGCCGCCCGCCGCCGATCAGCCCCAGGGCTCCGGGCAACCCTCCACCGTTGCCCAGTGGCAAAACCCTGGCTGGACCCTACTGCGATCGGGTCCAATCTCCCTCCCTTCCCCCTAA
- a CDS encoding EAL domain-containing protein: MIELPGYSLLEQLHTGVKSLVYRGHRVADGRAVVVKLLRSERPAPHELMQFRHQFTIARELHSPGIVQPYALMPYHQSYALVLEDFGGISLKQWLEQRWATGQTGLELLDFLDIAQQLTTILKYLNDHGIIHKDIKPSNLLINPGTRQVKLTDFCLATRLSREALPGQRYKCLAGTLLYISPEQTGRINRGVDYRTDYYSLGITLYELLTGQVPFTAETLMGLIYCHIAKEPPPVQQLNPSVPAAVAAIVNKLMAKNPEDRYQSAVGLDYDLERCRTQLGQTGRVVAFTLGERDRSSRFLIPEKLYGREQEVAAVLAAFERVSGAGGSEIVLVTGYAGVGKTAVVQEVQRPIARQQGYFIQGKFDQFKRNTPFSGFLAALQTLIQQLLGQPEAQLQTWRTDILAALGNNGQLLLDVLPELEQIIGSQPPVIHLVGQAAQHRFNLLFQNFIRVVATPQHPLVVFLDDLQWADLASLQLMDLLMGDSPCQHLLLIGAYRDHEVSPVHPLMLTLDALGQRGTIINTIALQSLSVASLHQLVADALVCSVPLAAPLASLVYQKTGGNPFFATQFLQALHQEGTIAFDSDRGAWQCDLGQAQQAALGDDVVTFVVQQLQKLPPQTQAIVRLAACIGNSFNLGHLALVAEQAETDVAIALWSALELGLVLPQSELCTLFLEPAGTLPALNGPEISYRFLHDRIQQAAYSLIPPEQRGQTHLTIGQLLWHKLAPTQRDEQLFTIVNHLNEGQALLTTSPDRTHLAQLNLQAGRKAKAATAYPAAVDYLRQGIALLATDAWQHQYELALALHQEITESAYLSTDFEQMEQWANLTIRHARTLLDQVPIYEVRLLADRAQGNYRSAVQTGLEVLRTLGVDLPIEPDPAAVQQALTATRQLWADQAPSQLLALPPMTDTQRLAAMQIMTKLSAPTYRALPALMPLLLTKQVEFSIRYGNSPISIFAYAGYGMALCGMGDIEAGYGFGQLALDLLDQLQAPACQSRAGYLVHNFISHWRDPLRQSLPAFVQAYQSGLATGDLECVVLNAQAYGHYAYFAGQPLADLAAEMDAYRQTLRQLKQVSLKCLEIVQQTVLNLLGEGETPWSLSGSVYEAEASVRFHTEHGDRTALFHYHFNQTVLYYLFGRFEQAAQHVDQVEAVLDGGRAQFPIALYAFYDALIQLAGCARIAADQTTTDQAAAARWQRIRRQHAKLAQWASFAPSNHRHRWQLVAAEIARVEGRYLDAMAAYDDAIATARTHGFLQDEGLANELAARFYWAWGRDKLAQPYLHAAYHAYAHWGAKAKTQQLETLYPEALRPILSVLPPPGILSTDEQISSHASDTAALDLAAVICASQAISQELRPDYLIQTLMQLVLENAGGDRGALILRQADQLMVVAQCLPGETLRVEPLPLSASGTLPVSLIHVVDRTAAPLVIDDMRVEPRFATDPYLGQHRPKSVLGLPLIYKQQTIGVLYLENNLTTGAFTCDRIQVLDILCAQAAISFENANLYQTIQLSNQNLQQSLSHLQNTQAQLLQATDKLQHDALHDSLTNLPNRAYFLSSLNHAIQMVTRHPERFYAVLFLDLDRFKNINDSLGHLIGDEFLKLASQRLQRCVRPGDIVARFGGDEFAILLEDLPHPDDALAIAQRIQDQFCLAFQVSDYEVFATASTGITDSTLNYTVATHILRDADIALYQAKAKGKNQYVVFDPAMQTQITQRLQIESDLRRAVEAEELCLYYQPIVALATGQLRGFEALVRWQHPTQGLISPLEFIPVAEETGLIGPIGWWVLEAACQQLVRWQAVNAQALSLTINVNLSAIQLKQPDLIDRLEAMLEATQIPRQSLKLEITESCILETFTSEAHSLKRLKALGVGLCIDDFGTGYSSLSRLHEFPIDTLKIDRSFVQRLNQSSLETVHMILFLAHSLEMDVVAEGIETATELDSLKRLGCELGQGYWFARPLTVEQATQWLKP, translated from the coding sequence ATGATTGAGCTGCCGGGCTATTCCCTTTTAGAACAGCTTCATACAGGGGTTAAAAGCCTGGTTTACCGAGGGCATCGCGTGGCCGATGGTCGGGCGGTGGTCGTCAAGCTGTTGCGCAGTGAACGGCCAGCCCCCCATGAGCTCATGCAGTTTCGCCATCAGTTTACGATCGCCCGCGAGTTGCACTCTCCTGGCATCGTGCAGCCCTACGCTCTGATGCCCTACCACCAGAGCTATGCGCTAGTTTTAGAAGATTTTGGCGGCATTTCGCTGAAGCAGTGGCTGGAACAACGGTGGGCGACGGGCCAGACGGGGCTAGAACTGCTGGATTTTCTCGACATTGCCCAGCAGCTCACTACCATTCTCAAGTATCTCAACGACCACGGCATCATTCACAAAGACATCAAACCCAGCAACCTGCTGATTAACCCAGGCACCCGACAGGTCAAGCTGACCGACTTTTGCCTGGCCACGCGCCTGTCGCGAGAGGCACTGCCGGGCCAGCGCTACAAATGCTTAGCAGGTACCCTGCTCTATATATCGCCTGAGCAGACCGGTCGGATCAATCGCGGCGTCGACTACCGCACTGACTACTATTCTCTGGGTATCACCCTCTACGAACTGCTGACCGGGCAGGTGCCCTTTACCGCCGAGACCCTGATGGGTCTGATCTACTGTCACATTGCCAAGGAGCCGCCGCCAGTTCAGCAGTTGAACCCGAGCGTACCGGCGGCCGTAGCCGCCATCGTCAACAAGCTAATGGCCAAAAATCCGGAGGATCGCTACCAAAGTGCCGTGGGTCTAGACTACGACCTAGAGCGCTGCCGCACTCAGCTCGGCCAGACGGGGCGGGTAGTAGCTTTTACCCTCGGAGAGCGCGATCGCAGCAGTCGCTTTCTGATTCCCGAAAAGCTCTACGGGCGTGAGCAGGAGGTGGCGGCGGTGCTGGCCGCCTTTGAGCGGGTCAGTGGTGCCGGTGGCAGCGAAATTGTGCTGGTCACAGGCTACGCGGGGGTGGGTAAAACCGCAGTAGTGCAAGAGGTGCAAAGACCGATCGCCCGCCAGCAGGGCTACTTTATTCAGGGTAAGTTTGACCAGTTTAAGCGCAACACACCTTTTTCAGGCTTTTTGGCCGCCCTACAAACGCTAATTCAGCAGTTGCTGGGCCAGCCTGAGGCCCAGCTTCAGACCTGGCGCACCGACATTCTGGCGGCCCTAGGCAACAACGGCCAGCTGCTGCTCGATGTTTTACCTGAGCTAGAGCAGATCATTGGTTCTCAACCGCCCGTAATCCACCTTGTCGGCCAGGCGGCACAGCATCGGTTTAATCTGTTGTTTCAGAATTTTATTCGAGTGGTGGCCACGCCCCAGCACCCGCTGGTGGTGTTTTTAGACGATTTGCAATGGGCTGATCTGGCTTCGCTACAGCTAATGGATCTGCTCATGGGCGATTCGCCGTGCCAGCACCTGCTGCTGATCGGGGCCTACCGCGACCACGAGGTCAGCCCAGTTCACCCGCTGATGCTCACCCTTGATGCCCTTGGCCAGCGTGGAACGATCATTAACACCATTGCCCTCCAGTCGCTGTCGGTGGCCAGCCTGCACCAGCTAGTGGCCGATGCCCTAGTTTGCTCGGTGCCCCTAGCTGCGCCCCTGGCCAGTTTGGTCTACCAAAAAACCGGGGGCAACCCGTTTTTTGCCACTCAGTTTTTGCAGGCCCTGCACCAGGAGGGCACCATTGCCTTCGACTCCGATCGGGGAGCCTGGCAGTGCGATCTGGGCCAGGCCCAGCAGGCGGCCTTAGGCGACGATGTGGTTACTTTTGTGGTTCAACAGCTGCAAAAGCTACCGCCCCAGACCCAGGCCATCGTGAGGCTGGCGGCCTGCATCGGCAACTCGTTTAACTTGGGCCACCTAGCGCTGGTGGCAGAGCAAGCCGAAACCGACGTGGCGATCGCCCTATGGAGTGCCCTTGAGCTAGGGCTGGTGCTACCCCAAAGCGAGCTATGTACCCTGTTTCTAGAGCCAGCGGGCACCCTGCCCGCCCTCAATGGGCCTGAGATCAGCTACCGGTTTTTGCACGATCGCATTCAGCAGGCAGCCTACTCGCTGATTCCGCCAGAGCAGCGGGGCCAGACCCATCTCACCATCGGCCAGCTACTGTGGCACAAACTGGCTCCGACCCAGCGCGACGAACAGTTGTTTACCATCGTCAACCACCTCAACGAGGGTCAGGCGCTGCTGACAACCTCCCCCGATCGCACCCATCTGGCCCAGCTCAACTTGCAGGCGGGCCGCAAGGCCAAGGCCGCAACGGCCTACCCCGCCGCGGTTGACTACCTGCGCCAGGGCATTGCTCTACTGGCCACCGATGCCTGGCAGCACCAGTACGAGTTGGCCCTAGCTCTGCACCAGGAGATCACCGAATCGGCCTACTTGAGCACCGACTTCGAGCAAATGGAGCAGTGGGCCAACCTCACCATCCGCCATGCCCGCACCCTGCTCGACCAAGTACCGATCTACGAGGTGCGGCTGCTGGCCGATCGCGCCCAGGGCAACTACCGATCGGCCGTGCAGACGGGCCTAGAGGTGCTGCGTACCCTGGGAGTTGATCTGCCCATCGAGCCCGACCCGGCAGCGGTGCAGCAGGCTCTGACTGCCACCCGCCAGCTGTGGGCTGACCAAGCCCCGAGCCAGCTGCTGGCCCTGCCCCCGATGACCGATACCCAGCGGCTGGCAGCGATGCAGATTATGACGAAGCTCAGCGCCCCCACCTACCGCGCCCTGCCGGCCTTAATGCCGTTGTTGCTGACCAAACAGGTCGAATTTTCGATTCGCTACGGCAACAGTCCAATCTCGATTTTTGCCTACGCAGGCTACGGTATGGCGCTGTGTGGGATGGGTGACATTGAGGCGGGCTACGGGTTTGGCCAACTGGCCTTAGATTTGTTAGACCAGCTCCAGGCCCCCGCCTGCCAAAGCCGGGCCGGGTATTTGGTGCACAACTTCATTAGCCACTGGCGCGATCCACTGCGTCAAAGTTTGCCCGCCTTTGTGCAGGCTTACCAGAGCGGGCTGGCGACGGGAGATCTCGAATGTGTGGTGCTCAATGCCCAGGCCTATGGCCACTACGCTTACTTTGCCGGTCAGCCCCTGGCCGACCTGGCAGCAGAGATGGATGCCTACCGCCAAACCCTGCGCCAGCTCAAGCAGGTGTCGCTGAAATGTTTAGAAATTGTGCAGCAGACGGTGCTCAACCTGCTGGGGGAAGGAGAAACCCCCTGGTCTCTGAGCGGATCGGTGTATGAGGCCGAAGCATCGGTGCGATTTCATACCGAGCACGGCGATCGCACCGCGCTGTTCCACTACCACTTCAACCAGACCGTGCTCTACTACCTGTTTGGCCGGTTTGAACAGGCGGCCCAGCACGTCGACCAGGTAGAGGCTGTCTTAGATGGCGGTCGAGCCCAGTTTCCCATCGCCCTCTATGCCTTTTACGATGCCCTCATTCAGCTAGCCGGCTGCGCCCGGATCGCCGCCGACCAGACCACTACCGACCAAGCCGCCGCTGCCCGCTGGCAGCGAATTCGGCGGCAGCACGCAAAGCTGGCGCAGTGGGCTAGCTTTGCGCCCAGCAACCACCGCCACCGCTGGCAGCTAGTGGCCGCCGAGATCGCCCGGGTGGAGGGGCGCTACCTCGATGCTATGGCGGCCTACGACGATGCGATCGCTACGGCCCGTACCCACGGATTTCTGCAAGATGAGGGCCTAGCCAATGAGCTGGCAGCTCGGTTTTATTGGGCCTGGGGCCGTGACAAGCTCGCTCAGCCCTACCTGCACGCCGCCTACCACGCCTACGCCCACTGGGGGGCCAAAGCCAAAACCCAACAGCTTGAGACACTCTACCCTGAGGCCCTGAGGCCCATCCTCTCCGTCCTGCCGCCGCCGGGGATTCTCAGTACTGACGAGCAGATCAGCAGCCATGCCAGCGACACCGCCGCCCTCGATTTGGCCGCTGTCATTTGTGCCTCCCAGGCCATCTCCCAAGAGCTGCGACCCGATTACCTGATCCAGACCCTGATGCAGCTGGTGTTAGAAAATGCGGGGGGCGATCGCGGCGCGCTGATCTTACGCCAGGCCGATCAGCTGATGGTAGTAGCCCAGTGCCTACCGGGCGAAACCCTGCGGGTCGAACCGTTACCCCTATCAGCCAGTGGCACCCTGCCGGTCAGCCTGATTCACGTTGTCGATCGCACCGCCGCTCCTTTAGTCATTGACGACATGCGGGTTGAACCGCGCTTTGCCACCGACCCCTACCTAGGGCAGCACAGGCCCAAATCGGTGTTGGGCCTACCCTTGATCTACAAACAACAGACCATCGGTGTGCTCTACCTCGAAAACAACCTCACTACCGGGGCGTTTACCTGCGATCGCATTCAGGTACTCGACATTCTCTGTGCTCAAGCGGCAATCTCGTTTGAAAACGCCAACCTCTACCAGACCATCCAGCTCAGTAACCAAAACTTGCAGCAGTCCTTGAGCCATTTGCAAAACACCCAGGCGCAGTTACTCCAGGCCACTGACAAACTTCAGCACGACGCCCTCCACGACAGCCTCACCAACTTGCCCAACCGCGCCTACTTCTTAAGTTCGCTCAACCACGCTATCCAGATGGTCACGCGGCACCCCGAGCGCTTCTACGCGGTGCTATTTCTAGATCTCGACCGGTTTAAGAACATCAACGACAGCCTCGGTCACCTAATTGGCGACGAGTTCTTAAAATTGGCCAGCCAGCGACTGCAACGCTGTGTGCGGCCAGGCGACATCGTGGCCCGGTTTGGCGGTGACGAATTCGCGATTTTGCTCGAAGACTTGCCCCACCCCGACGATGCTCTGGCGATCGCCCAGCGCATTCAAGACCAGTTTTGCTTAGCCTTTCAAGTGAGCGATTACGAAGTCTTTGCCACCGCCAGCACCGGCATCACCGACAGCACCTTAAACTACACCGTCGCCACCCACATCCTGCGCGATGCCGACATTGCTCTCTACCAGGCCAAAGCTAAGGGTAAAAATCAGTACGTGGTGTTTGACCCAGCCATGCAGACCCAAATCACCCAGCGGCTTCAGATCGAAAGCGACCTGCGACGAGCCGTCGAAGCCGAAGAACTTTGTCTTTACTACCAGCCGATTGTGGCTTTGGCCACCGGCCAACTGCGCGGCTTTGAAGCCCTGGTCCGTTGGCAGCACCCTACCCAAGGGTTGATTTCCCCCCTAGAGTTTATCCCGGTGGCCGAAGAAACTGGCCTGATCGGCCCCATCGGCTGGTGGGTCTTAGAAGCGGCCTGCCAGCAACTCGTTCGCTGGCAAGCGGTCAACGCCCAAGCACTGTCGCTGACCATCAATGTCAATTTGTCCGCCATCCAGCTCAAGCAGCCCGATCTAATCGATCGCCTAGAGGCCATGCTAGAGGCCACCCAAATTCCCCGGCAGTCCCTCAAGCTCGAAATTACTGAAAGCTGCATCCTCGAAACCTTCACCTCCGAAGCCCACTCTCTCAAGCGGTTGAAGGCCCTGGGCGTGGGACTTTGTATCGACGACTTTGGCACAGGCTACTCGTCCCTCAGCCGGCTACACGAATTCCCCATCGACACGCTCAAAATAGACCGCTCCTTTGTGCAGCGGCTCAACCAAAGCTCCCTCGAAACGGTGCACATGATTCTCTTCCTGGCCCACAGCTTAGAGATGGATGTAGTGGCCGAGGGCATCGAAACTGCTACCGAACTCGACAGCCTCAAACGCCTCGGGTGTGAGTTGGGCCAGGGCTATTGGTTTGCACGCCCCTTGACTGTAGAGCAAGCGACCCAATGGCTCAAACCATAA